The Prosthecomicrobium sp. N25 genome contains a region encoding:
- a CDS encoding caspase family protein, which yields MTFLVAINCFIVPVRGQTIHVFEIYDTHDRVAGPFIEVAAEQIEQFTSTAVPDALGKAYRTVRKVYSGSSFEIDGLRDYLRSVEMFGARDIVLLFYIGHGADDPHSRLPMLWLPDRASGQTQYAAQTIVDELRARRPRTLIAVFEACNVDDNIVPPSPGTVATFDPNQVRSILSNSFGIAIASAQEGQYSFVSSSGGIFSNKFLGLFRAGSSLTLSSFIAAAGSGIKIDLPRQPIQRPWVERLW from the coding sequence ATGACCTTTCTTGTGGCGATAAATTGCTTCATTGTGCCTGTGCGTGGTCAAACTATCCATGTGTTCGAGATTTATGATACGCATGACCGCGTTGCAGGTCCTTTCATAGAGGTGGCGGCCGAGCAAATCGAACAATTCACCTCGACGGCCGTTCCAGATGCATTGGGTAAAGCCTACCGAACGGTGCGAAAAGTATACTCCGGGTCGAGCTTTGAGATAGATGGCCTAAGAGATTATTTGAGATCAGTAGAAATGTTTGGAGCCCGGGATATTGTTCTGCTATTTTACATTGGTCATGGTGCGGACGACCCACATTCCCGGCTCCCTATGTTGTGGTTGCCCGACAGAGCTTCTGGGCAGACTCAATACGCCGCACAGACAATTGTTGACGAACTAAGGGCCCGCCGACCTCGAACCTTGATTGCGGTTTTCGAAGCATGCAACGTCGACGACAACATAGTTCCACCGTCGCCTGGGACTGTCGCCACCTTCGATCCAAATCAAGTTCGATCCATCTTGTCCAACAGTTTTGGAATTGCGATCGCAAGCGCGCAAGAAGGTCAATATAGTTTCGTAAGTTCCTCGGGGGGCATTTTTTCAAACAAGTTCCTTGGCTTATTTCGAGCGGGATCAAGCTTAACATTATCTTCCTTCATCGCCGCTGCCGGCTCTGGAATCAAGATAGATCTGCCGAGACAACCAATTCAACGACCTTGGGTTGAACGCTTATGGTAG